The following proteins are encoded in a genomic region of Arachis ipaensis cultivar K30076 chromosome B02, Araip1.1, whole genome shotgun sequence:
- the LOC107626255 gene encoding sulfite exporter TauE/SafE family protein 2-like translates to MNHASLSCFLLIFIVAFNSAKSQTSSVEKIYDDNGSQEHAKVPLSGHMLLASLLCFVASSISSAGGIGGGGLFIPILTIVASLDLKTASSLSAFMVTGGSIANVFCNLLCTTSTRFGGKSLIDYDIALLSEPCMLLGVSIGVICNLVFPEWLITLLFAIFLTWCTSKTCINGVLLWKAESEEIRKKGFEGVENGDNAADEEGQRLVQENKQEIEEGLKSLEPLLAAEENRKFGIPWLKVGVLLLVWFCFFFLYLLRGNKYGQSIIPMEACGVGFWILSSVQVPLAIVFTAWIVLRKEGPCLSRSGQPNKMIFPVMALLAGMLGGVFGIGGGMLISPLLIQVGVPPEVTAATCSFMVFFSSTMSALQYVMLGMEYIETAVTLAIICFIASLLGLLVLHRAIKEYGRPSLIVFSVSLVMTLSNVLMTSFGAMDIWKDYKSGKYMGFNQPC, encoded by the exons ATGAACCACGCTTCTCTTTCATGCTTCCTTCTCATCTTCATCGTAGCCTTCAACTCTGCAAAATCACAAACAAGTTCGGTGGAGAAAATCTATGATGATAATGGATCACAAGAACATGCCAAGGTACCTTTATCAGGCCACATGCTTCTTGCATCACTCTTATGTTTCGTGGCTTCTTCCATATCCAGTGCTGGTGGGATCGGTGGTGGTGGCCTCTTTATACCGATACTCACCATTGTTGCTTCTTTAGACCTCAAAACAGCTTCGTCTCTCTCTGCTTTCATGGTCACTGGAGGCTCCATTGCAAACGTTTTCTGCAACCTCCTCTGCACCACTAGTACTAGATTTGGTGGCAAATCATTGATTGATTATGATATAGCCCTCTTGTCAGAACCGTGTATGTTGCTGGGAGTGAGCATTGGAGTTATCTGTAACCTTGTGTTCCCAGAATGGTTGATCACTTTGTTGTTTGCCATCTTTCTCACTTGGTGTACCTCAAAAACTTGCATCAATGGGGTACTGCTTTGGAAGGCCGAGTCAGAAGAGATTAGGAAGAAAGGGTTTGAGGGAGTTGAGAATGGGGATAATGCTGCTGATGAAGAAGGCCAGAGGCTAGTTCAGGAGAACAAAcaagagattgaagaagggttgAAGAGTCTTGAGCCTCTTCTTGCTGCTGAAGAGAATAGAAAATTTGGTATCCCTTGGTTGAAAGTGGGGGTGTTGCTTTTAGTCTGGTTctgtttcttcttcctctatctTCTTCGTGGCAATAAATATGGACAG AGTATAATTCCAATGGAGGCATGTGGTGTTGGATTTTGGATCCTCTCATCAGTTCAAGTACCTCTGGCTATAGTTTTCACTGCCTGGATTGTGCTTAGAAAAGAA GGTCCATGCCTAAGCAGAAGTGGGCAACCAAATAAGATGATTTTTCCAGTGATGGCACTACTAGCAGGGATGCTGGGTGGTGTATTTGGAATTGGTGGTGGAATGCTCATAAGTCCACTTCTCATTCAGGTTGGAGTACCTCCTGAG GTAACAGCAGCAACATGctcattcatggtgttcttctcATCTACCATGTCAGCATTGCAATATGTAATGTTGGGAATGGAATACATAGAGACAGCAGTAACATTGGCCATAATATGTTTCATTGCATCACTCCTTGGGTTATTAGTGCTGCATAGAGCAATCAAAGAATATGGAAGACCATCCTTGATAGTATTTTCTGTTAGCTTAGTGATGACACTCAGCAATGTCCTAATGACTAGCTTTGGAGCCATGGATATTTGGAAGGACTACAAGTCAGGGAAATACATGGGGTTCAACCAACCATGCTGA